In Eucalyptus grandis mitochondrion, complete genome, a single genomic region encodes these proteins:
- the atp1 gene encoding ATP synthase subunit 1 (atp1), translated as MEFSPRAAELTTLLESRITNFYTNFQVDEIGRVISVGDGIARVYGLKEIQAGEMVEFASGVKGIALNLENENVGIVVFGSDTAIKEGDLVKRTGSIVDVPAGKAILGRVVDALGVPIDGRGALSDHERRRVEVKAPGIIERKSVHEPMQTGLKAVDSLVPIGRGQRELIIGDRQTGKTAIAIDTILNQKQMNSRATSESETLYCVYVAIGQKRSTVAQLVQILSEANALEYSILVAATASDPAPLQFLAPYSGCAMGEYFRDNGMHALIIYDDLSKQAVAYRQMSLLLRRPPGREAFPGDVFYLHSRLLERAAKRSDQTGAGSLTALPVIETQAGDVSAYIPTNVISITDGQICLETELFYRGIRPAINVGLSVSRVGSAAQLKAMKQVCGSLKLELAQYREVAAFAQFGSDLDAATQALLNRGARLTEVLKQPQYAPLPIEKQILVIYAAVNGFCDRMPLDRISQYEKAILNSVKPELLQSFLEKGGLTNERKIELDAFLKETAFTFL; from the coding sequence ATGGAATTCTCTCCAAGAGCTGCGGAACTAACGACTCTATTAGAAAGTCGAATTACCAACTTTTACACGAATTTTCAAGTGGATGAGATCGGTCGAGTGATCTCAGTTGGAGATGGGATTGCACGTGTTTATGGATTGAAGGAGATTCAAGCTGGTGAAATGGTTGAATTTGCCAGCGGTGTGAAAGGAATAGCCTTAAATCTTGAGAATGAGAATGTGGGGATTGTTGTCTTTGGTAGTGATACCGCTATTAAAGAAGGAGATCTTGTCAAGCGCACTGGATCTATTGTGGATGTTCCTGCGGGAAAGGCTATCTTAGGCCGTGTCGTCGACGCCTTGGGAGTACCTATTGATGGAAGAGGGGCTCTAAGCGATCACGAACGAAGGCGTGTCGAAGTGAAAGCCCCTGGGATTATTGAACGTAAATCTGTGCACGAGCCTATGCAAACAGGCTTAAAAGCGGTAGATAGCCTGGTTCCTATAGGCCGTGGTCAACGAGAACTTATAATCGGGGACCGACAAACTGGAAAAACAGCTATTGCTATCGACACCATATTAAACCAAAAGCAAATGAACTCAAGGGCCACCTCTGAGAGTGAGACATTGTATTGTGTCTATGTAGCAATTGGACAGAAACGCTCAACTGTGGCACAATTAGTTCAAATTCTTTCCGAAGCGAATGCTTTGGAATATTCCATTCTTGTAGCAGCCACCGCTTCGGATCCTGCCCCTCTGCAATTTCTGGCCCCATATTCTGGGTGTGCCATGGGGGAATATTTCCGCGATAATGGAATGCACGCATTAATAATCTATGATGATCTTAGTAAACAGGCGGTGGCATATCGACAAATGTCATTATTGTTACGCCGACCACCAGGCCGTGAAGCTTTCCCAGGCGATGTTTTTTATTTGCATTCACGCCTTTTGGAAAGAGCCGCAAAACGATCGGACCAGACAGGTGCAGGTAGCTTGACCGCCTTACCCGTCATTGAAACACAAGCTGGAGACGTATCGGCCTATATTCCTACCAATGTGATCTCCATTACTGATGGACAAATATGTTTGGAAACAGAGCTCTTTTATCGCGGAATTAGGCCTGCTATTAACGTCGGCTTATCTGTCAGTCGCGTCGGGTCTGCCGCTCAGTTGAAAGCTATGAAACAAGTATGCGGGAGTTTAAAACTGGAATTGGCACAATATCGCGAAGTAGCCGCCTTTGCTCAATTTGGGTCAGACCTTGATGCTGCCACTCAGGCATTACTCAATAGAGGTGCAAGGCTGACAGAAGTACTGAAACAACCACAATATGCACCACTTCCAATTGAAAAACAAATTCTAGTCATTTATGCAGCTGTCAATGGATTCTGTGATCGAATGCCGCTAGACAGAATTTCTCAATATGAGAAAGCGATTCTAAATAGTGTAAAACCAGAATTATTACAATCCTTCTTAGAAAAAGGGGGCTTAACTAACGAAAGAAAAATAGAGCTAGATGCATTCTTAAAAGAAACTGCTTTCACTTTCCTATGA